The region AAAGTGCTTGGCACGCTGTAATATGTGCTGGACATCTCGAAAGACGTGCAGAACACCCGCGAGATCGCCGCTCTCACCGAGGCGGCGCAGCAGGGCAAGCTCGATTCGCGCGCGGACGAGAGCGTTTTCGAGGGCAACTACCGTCAAATCGCCGAGGGGGCCAACCGCCTGCTCGACAGCCTGCCGCGGCCGGTGGAGGAGATGATGGTCACAATGGGCCGGGCCGCACGCAAGGACATGACCGCGCGGATGGACGGAGAGTGCCAGGGCCTTGTCGGCCCGATACTGAGCCGGACAAACCGAAAATACATATCCCGAACTGACCGTGTCGAGGAACGGCGCGGGAAAACAAATGCCAACCGTGAAAAAGAAAGACATCTTCTATGAAAACTGATTTTGAAATGACCCTCCAGGCCGGCATCGAGGCGGTGATCGATAACCTCCCCTCCTCCATTTTTCTGGTGGACAGGGAGAAGAATATCGTTCTGGCCAACCGTTCCGCCTCGATCCTGACCCGGATACCCAAGGACAAGCTGGTCGGCCGGTCCAGCGCCCATGTCCTGCGCTGCAAGTATCTGGACAAGGGAACCGGTGGTTGCGCGGAGAGCGGAGTCTGCCGGAGCTGCATGCTCCGCAGCGTGATCGACGATTCATTCATTTCGCGCACCGAGTACTCGGATGTGGAGACCGAGTTCCATTTCGCCGACCGCGGCCCGCGTATACTCAGGCTGTCCACGCGGTATTTCCCCGAGAGCGACACGGTCATGGTGGCGATCAACGACATGACTGCGGCCCGTCGGGTCGAGGCCCAGCGTATCGAGAACCGGACCCTGAAAGCCGCCCTGGAGACCTCGCTCGCGGTCTGTCACGAGATATCACAGCCGCTGCAGGTGATATCCGGCTATCTCGAGATGCTGATGTTCGACGGGGGACTGCGGGACAGCAGTTTCCACTGTCTCCAGGAAATCAGGAAACAGATCCAGCGCCTGCGCGATATCAGCACGGGGCTGCAGAACCTGCGCACTCTGCGCATCGACGATCAGAATCGCCTGGACAGCGCCAGGGACGGCAAAGCCTTATCTTCCGCAGGGATGGAAAGGTTAAGACCGGAGGGAGCAATCCATGAAAAAAC is a window of bacterium DNA encoding:
- a CDS encoding PAS domain-containing protein, which codes for MKTDFEMTLQAGIEAVIDNLPSSIFLVDREKNIVLANRSASILTRIPKDKLVGRSSAHVLRCKYLDKGTGGCAESGVCRSCMLRSVIDDSFISRTEYSDVETEFHFADRGPRILRLSTRYFPESDTVMVAINDMTAARRVEAQRIENRTLKAALETSLAVCHEISQPLQVISGYLEMLMFDGGLRDSSFHCLQEIRKQIQRLRDISTGLQNLRTLRIDDQNRLDSARDGKALSSAGMERLRPEGAIHEKTNTVRG